A portion of the Doryrhamphus excisus isolate RoL2022-K1 chromosome 20, RoL_Dexc_1.0, whole genome shotgun sequence genome contains these proteins:
- the ddx43 gene encoding probable ATP-dependent RNA helicase DDX43 isoform X2, producing the protein MSDWEEDGDENAAKLTPTKWKPPTDVPQNGNVSFGVRNRNKFGARQQSGEDNGGGRLDCQSGLNEGRFFNRSSERRNTGRRFLGADKSDSAVTITVENGMVGRIIGRGGAKIRELEENTGASIKKAKEMIEELVADSNSRFHSASSRGGGYARGGAGGERAGSVWSSSQLEASHVAPPRVSIDWSSIRENKQKYEELKWKDLPPMKKKFYAEAESVSLLTSEEVRDWRKENNNIFVDDLIDNGKKRPIPNPCRTFLEAFELYPEIMENIERVGFVKPTPIQSQAWPVLLSGEDLIAIAQTGTGKTLAYLLPGFIHMDGQPVPRCEREGPGMLVLTPTRELALQIEEECSKYRYKGYKSICIYGGGDRRGQINQVKGGVDIVIATPGRLNDLQMNELISLHSITYLVLDEADRMLDMGFEPQIMKILLDIRPDRQTVMTSATWPTGVRRLAKSYLKNPMMVYVGTLDLAAVDTVQQTVLVVHEEDKKSYLFGFIRNMLPEDKVLVFVGKKIVCDDLSSDICLNGLAVQSLHGDREQWDREEALKDFKEGRVRILVATDLASRGLDVHDITHVFNFDFPRNIEEYVHRVGRTGRAGRSGAAVTLVTRDDWRMAPELIPILERSGQDIPVELIQMADRYEKHKREKEMYSPKDGGGRDGRRGGRDGGRGGRDSRQNWRF; encoded by the exons ATGTCGGACTGGGAGGAGGACGGCGACGAGAACGCAGCTAAACTGACTCCGACTAAATGGAAGCCTCCGACTGACGTTCCTCAAAATGGAAATGTTTCGTTCGGTGTACGCAATAGAAATAAATTCGGAGCTCGGCAGCAGAGTGGAGAGGACAATGGTGGCGGGAGACTTGACTGCCAAAGTGGGCTAAATGAAGGCCGCTTTTTTAACCGGAGCTCTGAGCGACGAAACACTGGACGGCGTTTTTTGGGGGCTGACAAGTCAGACTCTGCCGTCACTATCACCGTGGAAAATGGCATGGTGGGGAGAATCATcg GCCGTGGAGGAGCTAAAATCCGTGAACTAGAGGAGAATACTGGTGCAAGTATAAAG AAAGCCAAAGAGATGATAGAAGAGCTGGTGGCAGACAGCAACTCTCGATTCCACAGTG CTTCCTCAAGAGGAGGAGGCTATGCAAGAGGAGGGGCTGGAGGCGAAAGGGCCGGTTCCGTCTGGTCCAGTTCACAATTAGAGGCTTCGCATGTTGCCCCGCCACGTGTGTCCATAGACTGGAGCAGCATTCGAGAGAACAAGCAGAAGTATGAAGAGTTGAAGTGGAAAG ACTTGCCACCCATGAAGAAAAAATTTTATGCAGAGGCTGAGAGCGTTTCCCTCCTCACATCAGAAGAAGTTCGTGACTGGAG GAAGGAGAACAACAATATTTTTGTGGATGACCTAATAGACAACGGGAAGAAGCGCCCCATCCCCAATCCCTGTCGGACCTTTCTGGAAGCCTTTGAACTTTATCCAGAGATCATGGAGAACATCGAACGGGTTGGCTTCGTCAAGCCAACCCCCATTCAG TCTCAGGCGTGGCCGGTGCTGCTGAGCGGAGAGGACCTGATCGCCATCGCTCAGACGGGAACAGGGAAGACATTGGCCTACCTGCTCCCGGGATTTATCCACATGGATGGACAGCCCGT TCCTCGCTGTGAGCGGGAGGGCCCAGGCATGTTGGTGCTGACCCCCACCAGAGAGCTGGCCCTACAAATTGAAGAGGAGTGCAGCAAGTATCGTTACAAAGGCTACAAGAG CATCTGCATCTACGGCGGCGGGGACAGGAGGGGTCAAATCAATCAGGTGAAAGGCGGCGTGGACATTGTGATTGCCACGCCAGGACGACTAAACGATCTACAAATGAATGAGCTCATCAGTCTTCACTCCATCACCTACTTG GTTCTAGATGAAGCAGACCGTATGCTTGACATGGGCTTCGAACCCCAAATTATGAAGATTCTGCTTGACATCCGTCCTGACCGACAAACTGTAATGACCAG TGCTACCTGGCCTACCGGTGTGAGACGTCTGGCCAAATCTTACCTCAAAAATCCCATGATGGTATATGTTGGTACCTTGGACTTGGCT GCTGTAGATACTGTGCAGCAGACGGTGCTGGTTGTCCATGAAGAAGACAAAAAGTCCTACCTTTTTGGCTTCATCAGAAACATGCTGCCCGAGGATAAAGTCCTAGTCTTTGTTGGCAAGAAGATCGT GTGTGATGACTTGTCCAGTGACATATGTCTAAATGGTCTGGCTGTGCAAAGTCTCCATGGCGACCGTGAGCAGTGGGATCGGGAGGAGGCACTCAAGGACTTTAAAGAGG GTCGAGTTCGTATCCTGGTAGCAACAGACTTGGCATCCCGAGGGTTGGATGTCCATGACATCACACATGTGTTCAACTTTGACTTTCCGCGAAACATTGAAGAGTATGTGCACCGCGTGGGTCGTACCGGACGAGCAGG ACGCTCTGGAGCTGCTGTTACCTTGGTAACAAGAGACGACTGGAGGATGGCACCTGAGCTGATTCCCATCCTGGAGCGGTCAGGGCAG GACATCCCGGTGGAACTGATCCAAATGGCAGACAGATATGAGAAGCACAAGAGGGAGAAGGAGATGTACAGTCCAAAGGATGGAGGTGGTAGAGATGGACGACGAGGAGGCAGGGATGGAGGACGAGGTGGCAGAGACTCCCGCCAAAATTGGAGATTCTAA
- the ddx43 gene encoding probable ATP-dependent RNA helicase DDX43 isoform X1, translated as MSDWEEDGDENAAKLTPTKWKPPTDVPQNGNVSFGVRNRNKFGARQQSGEDNGGGRLDCQSGLNEGRFFNRSSERRNTGRRFLGADKSDSAVTITVENGMVGRIIGRGGAKIRELEENTGASIKINKGEYEGQVVILGPPVAQQKAKEMIEELVADSNSRFHSASSRGGGYARGGAGGERAGSVWSSSQLEASHVAPPRVSIDWSSIRENKQKYEELKWKDLPPMKKKFYAEAESVSLLTSEEVRDWRKENNNIFVDDLIDNGKKRPIPNPCRTFLEAFELYPEIMENIERVGFVKPTPIQSQAWPVLLSGEDLIAIAQTGTGKTLAYLLPGFIHMDGQPVPRCEREGPGMLVLTPTRELALQIEEECSKYRYKGYKSICIYGGGDRRGQINQVKGGVDIVIATPGRLNDLQMNELISLHSITYLVLDEADRMLDMGFEPQIMKILLDIRPDRQTVMTSATWPTGVRRLAKSYLKNPMMVYVGTLDLAAVDTVQQTVLVVHEEDKKSYLFGFIRNMLPEDKVLVFVGKKIVCDDLSSDICLNGLAVQSLHGDREQWDREEALKDFKEGRVRILVATDLASRGLDVHDITHVFNFDFPRNIEEYVHRVGRTGRAGRSGAAVTLVTRDDWRMAPELIPILERSGQDIPVELIQMADRYEKHKREKEMYSPKDGGGRDGRRGGRDGGRGGRDSRQNWRF; from the exons ATGTCGGACTGGGAGGAGGACGGCGACGAGAACGCAGCTAAACTGACTCCGACTAAATGGAAGCCTCCGACTGACGTTCCTCAAAATGGAAATGTTTCGTTCGGTGTACGCAATAGAAATAAATTCGGAGCTCGGCAGCAGAGTGGAGAGGACAATGGTGGCGGGAGACTTGACTGCCAAAGTGGGCTAAATGAAGGCCGCTTTTTTAACCGGAGCTCTGAGCGACGAAACACTGGACGGCGTTTTTTGGGGGCTGACAAGTCAGACTCTGCCGTCACTATCACCGTGGAAAATGGCATGGTGGGGAGAATCATcg GCCGTGGAGGAGCTAAAATCCGTGAACTAGAGGAGAATACTGGTGCAAGTATAAAG ATCAATAAGGGAGAGTATGAGGGCCAGGTGGTCATCCTTGGACCTCCTGTTGCCCAGCAGAAAGCCAAAGAGATGATAGAAGAGCTGGTGGCAGACAGCAACTCTCGATTCCACAGTG CTTCCTCAAGAGGAGGAGGCTATGCAAGAGGAGGGGCTGGAGGCGAAAGGGCCGGTTCCGTCTGGTCCAGTTCACAATTAGAGGCTTCGCATGTTGCCCCGCCACGTGTGTCCATAGACTGGAGCAGCATTCGAGAGAACAAGCAGAAGTATGAAGAGTTGAAGTGGAAAG ACTTGCCACCCATGAAGAAAAAATTTTATGCAGAGGCTGAGAGCGTTTCCCTCCTCACATCAGAAGAAGTTCGTGACTGGAG GAAGGAGAACAACAATATTTTTGTGGATGACCTAATAGACAACGGGAAGAAGCGCCCCATCCCCAATCCCTGTCGGACCTTTCTGGAAGCCTTTGAACTTTATCCAGAGATCATGGAGAACATCGAACGGGTTGGCTTCGTCAAGCCAACCCCCATTCAG TCTCAGGCGTGGCCGGTGCTGCTGAGCGGAGAGGACCTGATCGCCATCGCTCAGACGGGAACAGGGAAGACATTGGCCTACCTGCTCCCGGGATTTATCCACATGGATGGACAGCCCGT TCCTCGCTGTGAGCGGGAGGGCCCAGGCATGTTGGTGCTGACCCCCACCAGAGAGCTGGCCCTACAAATTGAAGAGGAGTGCAGCAAGTATCGTTACAAAGGCTACAAGAG CATCTGCATCTACGGCGGCGGGGACAGGAGGGGTCAAATCAATCAGGTGAAAGGCGGCGTGGACATTGTGATTGCCACGCCAGGACGACTAAACGATCTACAAATGAATGAGCTCATCAGTCTTCACTCCATCACCTACTTG GTTCTAGATGAAGCAGACCGTATGCTTGACATGGGCTTCGAACCCCAAATTATGAAGATTCTGCTTGACATCCGTCCTGACCGACAAACTGTAATGACCAG TGCTACCTGGCCTACCGGTGTGAGACGTCTGGCCAAATCTTACCTCAAAAATCCCATGATGGTATATGTTGGTACCTTGGACTTGGCT GCTGTAGATACTGTGCAGCAGACGGTGCTGGTTGTCCATGAAGAAGACAAAAAGTCCTACCTTTTTGGCTTCATCAGAAACATGCTGCCCGAGGATAAAGTCCTAGTCTTTGTTGGCAAGAAGATCGT GTGTGATGACTTGTCCAGTGACATATGTCTAAATGGTCTGGCTGTGCAAAGTCTCCATGGCGACCGTGAGCAGTGGGATCGGGAGGAGGCACTCAAGGACTTTAAAGAGG GTCGAGTTCGTATCCTGGTAGCAACAGACTTGGCATCCCGAGGGTTGGATGTCCATGACATCACACATGTGTTCAACTTTGACTTTCCGCGAAACATTGAAGAGTATGTGCACCGCGTGGGTCGTACCGGACGAGCAGG ACGCTCTGGAGCTGCTGTTACCTTGGTAACAAGAGACGACTGGAGGATGGCACCTGAGCTGATTCCCATCCTGGAGCGGTCAGGGCAG GACATCCCGGTGGAACTGATCCAAATGGCAGACAGATATGAGAAGCACAAGAGGGAGAAGGAGATGTACAGTCCAAAGGATGGAGGTGGTAGAGATGGACGACGAGGAGGCAGGGATGGAGGACGAGGTGGCAGAGACTCCCGCCAAAATTGGAGATTCTAA